GTGTACGTCTGATAGACCGCGGACGCGAGGATGACCGCGAAGATGCAGACCGCCCACAGCTCGGCGGCGAGGCGCGTGATGCCGACGACGTCGAGACTCGCCGCGGCGACGAGGAGGCTCCCGAGCACCGCGAGGCTTCCGTAGTACTCGCTCCACGCCAGCCCGTACTTCGGGACGACCTCCATGTAGACGTTCAGGTCGCCCGCGCGCTCCGCGAGCCGAATCTCGCCGTCCGTATCCTCCTCGACGACGTCCAGCGACTCCAGTTTGGGGATGTGCGTCTGCTGGAGGCTCACGTAGACGGACTGCCGGACGTCGCGCGGCGCGGGCGTCGCGCCCGACTCCCGGGACGCGATGCGCTCTGAGAGCTCGCGGAGCGTCACGCCCCCGCTCGCCTGGAGGATTTCGAGCGTCATCCGCCGTCGGTCGTTCCGCAGGACGTCGTGGATGTCGGACTGCTCCAGTCCCGTCCTCGACTCCTCGGCGTCGAGTGTCCCCAACCCACTCATCTGGTGATTACCTCGGTAGACTACCATTTCAACCTATCTGATTATTCCACTCGCGTTATCTCTCGTCGAGAGTAGTCAACGAGACGGCCAAAACCCATTTAACCACTCGTTTAACGTGAAAACGGGACGTTAAGTAAGCCCTTCTGACTCGTTGGCCGAGTCGATGCACCGACCATCGACACCGACGCGACGGACGACCGCCGTCCTGTTGAGCGCACTCGTCGTGCTCTCGACGTTCGGCATCGCCACCCCCGTCGCCGCCGACGCCGGCGGCGCGGGTAACGTCGCGTTCATCGGCGACACCGGATACAGTTCTGTCTCTGCCGCAATCGACGCCGCAGAGGCCGGAGATACAGTCGAAGTCGCGGACGGCAGCTACGACGGCGTCCGCATCACGAAGGACGTCACCCTTCAGCCGCACGGCGACTACCGGCCGACGCTCACGAGCGACGGCGCGGCCGTCGTCCAACTCGAAGGAAGTGCGGATGGCGCGACCGTCCGCGGGTTCGAACTCGCGGGGAGCGCGACGCTCGGCGTCGAAATCCGCGCGAACGACGTCACCGTCGAGAACAACCACATCACACTCGACGGCGGGAAGACCGGCGTCCAAGTGCAAGACGACGCTGACGCCGACACCGACACCGCGGCGATCGGCACCGAGATCATCGGGAACGAAATCACGCTCACTGACGCGCTCGTTGGCGTCTCCGTCAACGGCGACGACACCGTGAAGGGAAACACCATCACGGGCGCGAGCCTCGAAGGCATCGGCTTCACCGGACGTGCGAACACCATCCAATCGAACACGTTCGAGGAGCTTGGTGACACACCGAGCATTCAGCTCTACAACGACCCCGCCTCCGCCAACGGCGCGTCCGGCGAGGTCGCTATCGCTAACGCACTCCTCGCCGACAACCCCGACGCGAGCAGTGTCGCGGTCTACGACACCGACCGCACGTACACGGGCGCAATCGTCTCCGACGGGACGACGTACGGCTCGCTCCAGCAGGCCGTGAACGCGGTCCCCGAGGAAGCCACGGTCACGATTACGGAAACCGGGACCTACGGCGGCTTCCTGCTCAGCACGCCGGGTGTCACGGTCACGAACGCCTCCGACGTCACGGCGACTATCGACCCGTCGCTCGGCACGGCGACTGACAGCCGCGTCGTCGACGTGCGCGCGGCCGACGCGACGATTCACGGCCTCACCGTCAAAGCCGGCGGCTACGGGAACGGGATCTCCGTGACGGCCGACGGCGTCACCGTCTCGAACAACGTCGTCACCGGCGACGACGCCACGACCGGCGTTCAGACGCACACCGGCACGACCGGCGCGACCATCGAACACAACCACGTCGACACGGTCAACGTCGGCGTCTCCCTCATCGGCGAGGGCCACACGGTGACGAACAACGTCATCGCCGGCGTCGAAACCGAAGGCGTCGGCATCACGAACACCGGCCACAGCCTCACGGAGAACACGATTTCTACTGACGGCGTGCCCGGAATCGCCGTCTACAACGCCGTCCCCGCGACGCTGAACGAGGAAACGACGGCGAACGCGCAGGCCAAAGCGCTCCTCGACGCGAACGAGGTCGCCACGGTCGCGTTCAAGCAGGCCGGCGACACCTACGACGGCCGCATCGCCATCGACGGCACGTACTACCCGTCCGTTCAGGCCGCGCTCGACGCCGCCGAGGACGGCGACACCGTCGAACTCGCGCCCGGAGCGTACACGCTCGACTCCAGTCTCGAGATGGAGACGGCGGGCGTGACGCTCTCCGGCGCGGGCGAGGGCGAGACGACTATCGACGCGAGCGGTCTCGACCACTACGGCATCGACGTCCGCGAGAGCGTCACCATCGAGGACCTCACCGTCCTCGGCCCGAAAGCCGAGGAGGGCGACAGCAAGTGGGATAACTTCGGTATTCACGCCGGCAACGGCGAGGAGTACATCGACGTCACCGTCCGCGGCGTCACGGTCACGGGCTCCGCCCTCACCGAACTCGACCTCATCGGTGTCGAGGGCGCGACCGTCGAGGACGTCACGCTCGACGGCCGGGACACGGCCGGCTCCGGCCTCGGGCTCAGCGACGCGAAGAACGTCTCTGTCTCCGGCATCGAAGTGACCGGGAACCAGTGGGGCGG
This sequence is a window from Halocalculus aciditolerans. Protein-coding genes within it:
- a CDS encoding DUF7344 domain-containing protein, translated to MSGLGTLDAEESRTGLEQSDIHDVLRNDRRRMTLEILQASGGVTLRELSERIASRESGATPAPRDVRQSVYVSLQQTHIPKLESLDVVEEDTDGEIRLAERAGDLNVYMEVVPKYGLAWSEYYGSLAVLGSLLVAAASLDVVGITRLAAELWAVCIFAVILASAVYQTYTQGSSILNRIRD